From one Acidobacteriota bacterium genomic stretch:
- the cybH gene encoding Ni/Fe-hydrogenase, b-type cytochrome subunit, with translation MTADVQHIKVEAVPQVKTERTVRYYVWDRIVRLTHWVNLFAVATLIYTGFYIGGPFFRPTVDEPYGAHSMATMKNLHFIAAVVFTMNGLVRFYWFFAGKTYSQWFRLNLWQGDYWREVWWKLKEYLSLRYVDREPHTLGHNALASLSYSLLFLAASFIGVTGFAMAGKINPGGFLDTFFGWVVPLFGSEANVRSIHRLMMWAIIAFMIHHIAFVFYYEIFAEKGLLSSIITGIKIRPASWKPNEKPWKKE, from the coding sequence ATGACAGCGGATGTTCAACACATAAAAGTCGAGGCTGTGCCGCAGGTGAAGACCGAACGCACGGTCAGGTATTACGTCTGGGACAGAATCGTGCGCCTTACGCACTGGGTCAACCTGTTTGCGGTCGCCACTTTGATTTACACGGGTTTTTATATCGGCGGGCCCTTTTTCCGCCCCACGGTTGATGAACCCTACGGCGCGCATTCGATGGCGACGATGAAAAATCTGCATTTCATTGCGGCGGTAGTTTTCACCATGAATGGCTTGGTGAGATTTTACTGGTTTTTCGCCGGTAAAACTTACAGCCAGTGGTTTCGCCTCAACCTCTGGCAAGGCGATTACTGGCGCGAAGTCTGGTGGAAGTTAAAAGAATATCTTTCTCTGCGTTATGTTGACCGCGAACCGCACACCCTCGGTCATAACGCGCTGGCGTCGCTCAGTTATTCACTGCTGTTTCTTGCCGCCTCGTTTATCGGTGTCACCGGATTTGCGATGGCTGGCAAAATCAATCCCGGCGGATTCCTCGATACCTTTTTCGGATGGGTGGTTCCGCTATTTGGCAGCGAAGCCAATGTGCGCAGCATCCATCGGTTGATGATGTGGGCGATCATCGCTTTTATGATTCACCACATCGCTTTCGTTTTTTATTATGAAATTTTCGCGGAGAAAGGCTTGTTGTCGTCGATCATCACCGGCATCAAGATTCGCCCCGCGAGTTGGAAACCGAACGAGAAACCATGGAAGAAGGAATGA
- a CDS encoding hydrogenase maturation protease, which translates to MEEGMNLVILGIGNPLLGDDGFGVEVARRCKTCNDLAGVDVVDGGSQGLYLLPYLKDRTHIIVADAIAFGGTPGEIVRLDAEQVPAKLSVKMSEHQVSFHEVLALMQLLNYQPQEFVFFGVQPKSHLWGEPMCAEVASSIDAVVEKITAQVNRWRNHTNGTHECFGAAQ; encoded by the coding sequence ATGGAAGAAGGAATGAATCTGGTCATTTTAGGCATCGGCAATCCGCTTCTCGGCGATGATGGTTTCGGCGTCGAAGTAGCCAGGCGTTGCAAAACTTGTAATGATCTCGCCGGAGTTGATGTGGTAGACGGCGGGTCGCAAGGGTTGTACCTGTTGCCTTATCTGAAAGACCGCACCCACATCATTGTTGCCGATGCCATAGCCTTTGGCGGAACCCCCGGCGAAATCGTGAGACTTGATGCCGAACAAGTTCCTGCAAAACTGAGCGTCAAAATGTCCGAGCATCAAGTCTCCTTTCACGAAGTTCTCGCGCTGATGCAACTGCTCAACTATCAACCACAGGAGTTCGTCTTTTTCGGCGTACAACCCAAAAGTCACCTTTGGGGCGAACCGATGTGTGCGGAAGTCGCATCTTCGATTGATGCAGTCGTTGAAAAAATAACCGCGCAGGTAAACCGTTGGAGGAATCACACAAATGGAACTCATGAATGCTTTGGCGCTGCTCAATGA
- a CDS encoding hydrogenase expression/formation C-terminal domain-containing protein encodes MELMNALALLNEIKHALIELRVNGATRTINILNFPLTNNDSQFLDETLGRGNLTIDYRGAEHTFWQEAKIAGVWWGEYRNSNNKVTLRTIEIAEVPMLTKAQREDMEFGIAKLEALTAEYDSDGKKILPA; translated from the coding sequence ATGGAACTCATGAATGCTTTGGCGCTGCTCAATGAAATCAAACATGCGTTGATTGAACTGAGAGTGAATGGCGCAACCCGCACCATCAACATTTTGAATTTCCCGCTTACCAATAATGATTCGCAATTTCTCGATGAAACACTCGGACGCGGCAATTTGACGATTGATTATCGCGGCGCCGAACATACCTTCTGGCAAGAAGCGAAAATCGCCGGCGTCTGGTGGGGTGAATATCGCAACTCGAATAACAAAGTGACGCTCAGAACCATTGAAATCGCCGAAGTGCCGATGCTTACCAAAGCTCAACGCGAAGATATGGAATTCGGTATCGCGAAATTGGAAGCCTTGACCGCAGAGTATGATTCAGACGGGAAAAAAATCTTGCCGGCGTAG
- a CDS encoding hydrogenase maturation nickel metallochaperone HypA: MHEAAIIQGILEVAERQAREHGACAIKKIKLKVGEFRGVVREALEFSFAAMKLETMAHNSELEIETIKLRVHCQRCGEVESSINDFNLLCPKCNEMLIIIAGRELQIEYLDIE; the protein is encoded by the coding sequence ATGCACGAAGCCGCCATCATTCAAGGCATTCTCGAAGTCGCCGAACGGCAAGCCCGCGAGCACGGCGCATGCGCCATAAAAAAAATCAAACTCAAGGTCGGTGAATTTCGCGGCGTGGTTCGCGAGGCGTTGGAATTTTCTTTCGCGGCAATGAAACTCGAGACAATGGCTCACAACTCAGAACTTGAAATCGAAACCATCAAACTGCGGGTTCATTGTCAGCGTTGCGGCGAAGTCGAATCATCAATCAATGATTTCAATTTGCTCTGTCCCAAGTGCAACGAAATGTTGATAATCATTGCCGGCAGAGAATTGCAAATCGAATATCTCGATATTGAATAG
- the hypB gene encoding hydrogenase nickel incorporation protein HypB: MHQVTLESNILEANEALAAENQIFFNRHNIFVINFMSAPGAGKTSVLEATIKRIKSDYRLGVIEGDLMTTLDADRIAALGVPAYQITTGTVCHLDAKMVHHALHHFKVNDLDLLLIENVGNLVCPAEFNLGEDLRVMVYSTVEGAEKPKKYPFMFHESQAVLLNKIDLLPYSGVELAELERNVLEVNPEAKIFPISCRTQEGLDEWVVWLRNCVETHKQNAMANFS, from the coding sequence ATGCATCAGGTAACTCTCGAATCCAACATCCTCGAAGCCAACGAAGCACTGGCGGCGGAAAACCAAATCTTCTTTAACCGTCACAACATCTTCGTTATCAATTTTATGTCAGCGCCCGGCGCAGGAAAAACCTCTGTGCTCGAAGCCACCATCAAGCGCATCAAATCGGATTATCGGCTCGGCGTCATCGAAGGCGATTTGATGACCACGCTCGACGCCGACCGCATCGCCGCGCTTGGCGTTCCGGCTTATCAAATCACCACCGGAACCGTATGCCACCTCGACGCCAAAATGGTTCACCATGCGCTTCACCATTTCAAGGTCAATGATTTGGATTTATTGTTGATTGAAAATGTCGGCAATCTGGTTTGCCCCGCCGAATTCAATCTCGGCGAAGATTTGCGGGTGATGGTTTACTCGACAGTTGAAGGCGCGGAAAAACCCAAGAAATACCCCTTCATGTTCCATGAATCGCAAGCCGTGTTGCTCAACAAAATTGATTTGCTTCCTTATTCGGGGGTTGAACTCGCTGAACTTGAACGCAATGTTTTGGAAGTCAACCCCGAAGCCAAAATTTTTCCGATTTCCTGTCGCACCCAAGAGGGGTTGGATGAATGGGTCGTGTGGCTTAGGAATTGCGTTGAAACTCATAAGCAAAATGCAATGGCGAATTTTTCATAA
- a CDS encoding 4Fe-4S dicluster domain-containing protein — MKQAIIESRDFQKLIDVLIGEGFQVMAPTISDGAIVYDRVESVQEFPIGWTDEQEAGIYRLKKRHDQALFGYVVGPHSWKKFLHPPTVRLWQARRDANGLHFIEARRQSPKFAFLGVRACEIHAIEIQDRVFLQGQITDQTYATNRENLFIVAVNCTQPGNTCFCTSMKTGPKATRGFDLSLTEILQDNQHYFVVESGSERGEAILEQIPHRQSTDVENQHADELLRQSAEHMGRQLNTDGIKELLYRNMEHPRWDDVAKRCLTCANCTMVCPTCFCTTVEDVTDLRGEHAERVRKWDSCFTLDFSYIHGGNVRHSTKSRYRQWMTHKLASWIDQFGSSGCVGCGRCITWCPVGIDITEETRAIRESENATSETATSETATSDIMASELPDKEV; from the coding sequence ATGAAGCAGGCAATTATCGAAAGCCGCGATTTTCAAAAACTGATTGACGTGTTAATCGGTGAAGGTTTTCAAGTGATGGCTCCGACCATCAGTGATGGCGCAATCGTTTATGACCGCGTCGAATCGGTTCAGGAATTCCCCATCGGTTGGACGGATGAACAGGAAGCGGGTATCTACCGTTTGAAAAAACGCCATGACCAGGCGTTGTTCGGTTATGTTGTCGGACCGCATTCGTGGAAAAAATTTCTTCACCCGCCGACCGTTCGCCTCTGGCAAGCGCGACGTGACGCCAATGGCTTGCATTTCATCGAAGCGCGACGCCAGTCGCCTAAGTTTGCTTTCTTAGGCGTGCGCGCTTGCGAGATTCACGCCATCGAAATTCAAGACCGGGTTTTTCTGCAAGGACAAATCACCGACCAAACTTACGCAACCAACCGCGAAAACCTTTTCATCGTTGCCGTCAATTGCACGCAACCGGGAAACACCTGCTTTTGCACATCGATGAAGACCGGGCCGAAAGCCACCAGGGGTTTCGATTTATCGCTTACTGAAATTTTGCAGGACAATCAGCATTATTTCGTCGTTGAAAGCGGGAGCGAACGTGGTGAAGCGATTCTCGAACAAATTCCCCATCGCCAATCCACAGACGTAGAAAATCAACACGCCGATGAGTTGTTGCGTCAGTCCGCTGAACATATGGGGCGACAACTCAATACCGATGGGATTAAAGAGTTGCTCTATCGCAATATGGAACATCCGCGTTGGGATGATGTCGCAAAGCGTTGTTTGACCTGTGCCAATTGCACGATGGTCTGTCCGACCTGTTTTTGCACAACCGTTGAAGACGTAACCGATTTGCGCGGCGAGCATGCCGAGCGTGTGCGCAAGTGGGATTCCTGTTTCACCTTGGATTTTTCTTACATACATGGCGGCAATGTTCGCCATTCAACCAAATCGCGTTATCGCCAATGGATGACCCATAAACTGGCGAGTTGGATTGATCAATTCGGTTCGTCGGGTTGCGTTGGTTGCGGGCGGTGCATCACCTGGTGTCCGGTCGGCATAGACATTACCGAAGAGACGCGGGCGATTCGTGAAAGCGAAAACGCTACCAGCGAAACCGCTACCAGCGAAACCGCTACCAGTGACATTATGGCAAGCGAACTGCCGGATAAGGAGGTGTGA
- a CDS encoding cyclic nucleotide-binding domain-containing protein: protein METLEPLLAAHPFFKNLEESFLKLITGCASNVRFEAGEFIGREGANADHFYLIRHGQVSLQVASPSRGAMVVQTIGEGEILGWSWLVPPYRWTLDVQAITLTRAIALDGKCIRAKCEENHDLGYELLKRFTQIMVQRLEATRIQLLDIYGTHA from the coding sequence GTGGAAACTCTTGAACCGCTGCTGGCGGCGCATCCTTTTTTCAAAAACCTCGAAGAGAGTTTTCTGAAACTCATCACCGGTTGCGCGTCGAATGTGCGCTTTGAAGCGGGCGAGTTCATCGGTCGCGAAGGCGCAAACGCCGACCATTTTTATCTCATACGTCATGGACAGGTCTCTTTACAGGTCGCCTCTCCATCTCGCGGCGCGATGGTTGTGCAAACCATCGGCGAAGGCGAAATACTCGGCTGGTCATGGCTGGTGCCGCCTTACCGCTGGACGCTCGATGTGCAAGCCATCACCCTCACACGCGCCATTGCACTTGATGGCAAATGCATTCGCGCGAAATGCGAAGAAAATCATGATTTGGGTTATGAACTGCTGAAACGCTTTACCCAAATCATGGTGCAGCGACTCGAAGCGACGCGCATTCAACTGTTGGATATTTATGGCACCCACGCTTGA
- a CDS encoding FAD/NAD(P)-binding protein — translation MAPTLDEQMHISGSAEAMLPRAYAIRRVKRETADTFTMEFEPVDGASELTFAAGQFNMLYVFGVGEVPISISGNPANPQTLVHTTRVVGTVTKALGELKRGDRVGIRGAYGRGWPVAAATGNDVVIVAGGIGLAPLRPVMYEMLAAREKFGKVVLLYGTRTPADILFRKELEEWRARFDLEVFITVDRGSPDWRGNVGVVTTLIPKAPFDPTNTLAMICGPEVMMRFTINALQKRGVPAEAIYVSMERNMKCAIGFCGHCQYGGAFICKDGPVFSYAQIQELFGKSEI, via the coding sequence ATGGCACCCACGCTTGATGAACAAATGCATATATCAGGTTCAGCTGAAGCGATGTTGCCGCGCGCTTATGCGATTCGCCGGGTGAAGCGCGAAACCGCCGACACCTTCACGATGGAATTTGAACCGGTTGATGGCGCGAGTGAATTAACTTTTGCTGCCGGGCAATTCAATATGCTCTACGTCTTCGGCGTCGGTGAAGTGCCGATTTCCATCAGCGGCAATCCCGCAAATCCGCAAACTCTGGTGCATACGACGCGCGTTGTCGGAACCGTCACCAAAGCGTTGGGCGAATTAAAACGCGGCGATAGAGTTGGCATTCGCGGCGCGTATGGTCGCGGCTGGCCGGTTGCCGCAGCCACCGGTAATGATGTGGTCATCGTGGCCGGCGGCATCGGGCTTGCTCCCCTCAGACCGGTAATGTACGAGATGCTCGCGGCGCGCGAAAAATTCGGTAAAGTGGTGTTGCTTTACGGCACACGCACGCCTGCGGACATTCTCTTTCGCAAAGAACTCGAAGAGTGGCGGGCGCGATTTGACCTCGAAGTTTTCATCACGGTTGACCGCGGCAGTCCCGATTGGCGCGGCAATGTCGGTGTGGTCACCACCTTGATTCCCAAAGCGCCGTTTGACCCGACAAATACCCTTGCGATGATTTGCGGACCCGAAGTGATGATGCGATTTACCATCAACGCGCTACAAAAACGCGGCGTGCCCGCCGAAGCGATTTATGTTTCGATGGAACGCAATATGAAATGCGCCATCGGTTTTTGCGGGCATTGCCAGTACGGCGGCGCGTTTATTTGCAAAGACGGTCCCGTTTTCAGCTACGCGCAGATTCAAGAACTGTTCGGCAAATCGGAGATTTAG
- a CDS encoding oxidoreductase, with translation MHAKPKLAVWKFASCDGCQLSLLDCEDELLAVAAEIEIANFPEASRAVVRGPYDLSLVEGSITTPHDAERIHQVRRASKRLVTIGACATAGGIQALRNFKDAREFISIVYATPDYIHTLNKSTPISDHVFVDFELQGCPINKTQLIEVISAFLNNRKPNTPPHSVCIECKRRNNVCVMVARGTPCLGPVTHAGCDALCPSYHRGCYGCFGPMESPNTRALSTQFAKMGVQDMELVRLFRGINAYAEPFRKESEAHEK, from the coding sequence ATGCACGCGAAACCCAAACTCGCGGTCTGGAAATTCGCTTCCTGTGATGGCTGTCAATTGAGTCTGCTGGATTGCGAAGATGAATTGCTGGCGGTTGCGGCGGAAATTGAAATCGCCAATTTTCCCGAAGCCTCGCGGGCAGTGGTGCGTGGCCCCTATGATTTGTCGTTGGTCGAAGGTTCGATTACCACGCCGCATGATGCCGAACGCATTCATCAGGTGCGCCGCGCCTCGAAACGCCTCGTTACCATCGGCGCGTGCGCCACTGCCGGAGGTATTCAGGCGCTTAGAAATTTCAAAGACGCGCGCGAATTCATCTCCATCGTTTATGCGACGCCTGATTACATTCACACGCTCAATAAATCGACGCCGATTTCCGACCACGTCTTCGTCGATTTTGAATTGCAGGGTTGCCCGATAAACAAAACGCAACTCATCGAAGTCATCAGCGCGTTTTTGAATAACCGCAAACCCAACACGCCGCCGCACTCGGTTTGTATCGAATGCAAAAGGCGCAACAATGTTTGCGTGATGGTGGCGCGCGGCACGCCTTGTCTGGGTCCGGTGACGCACGCCGGTTGCGATGCGCTTTGCCCTTCGTATCATCGCGGTTGTTACGGATGTTTCGGGCCGATGGAATCGCCCAACACCAGAGCGTTAAGCACGCAATTTGCCAAAATGGGTGTGCAAGATATGGAACTGGTTCGCCTGTTTCGCGGCATCAACGCTTATGCGGAGCCGTTTCGCAAAGAGAGTGAAGCGCATGAAAAATAG
- a CDS encoding Ni/Fe hydrogenase subunit alpha: protein MKNRTIKVEYLARVEGEGALFVKLKGDEVVDVKLKIFEPPRFFEAFLRGRHFSEVPDITARICGICPIAYQMSSIHAIENAFGVKVEGALRALRRLIYCGEWIESHVLHVAMLHAPDFLGYADALQMAKDHPEIVQLALRLKKAGNAIVALLGGREIHPVNVRVGGFYRVPTRRELAPLLEQLKTARDEAATLVRFVGGLEFPDFERDYEFVALRHESEYPFNEGRLVSNQGLDIDISQYDAHFVEEHVEHSNALQSTLKARGAYFVGPLARYNLNFDKLSPLAKSAASAAGLTHTCNNPFKSIIVRAVETLYAFDEAIRIIENYEMPERAAIDLEPQSATGYGCTEAPRGICFHRYKFDEQGLVADAKIVPPTSQNQQTIEQDLRAFVPAHIALDQNELTWRCEQAVRNYDPCISCATHFLRLEIERE, encoded by the coding sequence ATGAAAAATAGAACCATCAAAGTCGAATATTTGGCTCGCGTCGAAGGCGAGGGGGCGCTGTTTGTCAAACTCAAAGGCGATGAAGTGGTTGACGTGAAGTTGAAAATTTTCGAGCCGCCGCGTTTTTTTGAAGCCTTTCTTCGCGGACGTCATTTTTCAGAAGTCCCTGATATTACGGCGCGCATCTGCGGCATTTGCCCGATTGCTTATCAGATGAGTTCGATTCACGCGATTGAAAATGCTTTTGGCGTAAAGGTCGAAGGCGCACTGCGCGCCTTGCGGCGGCTGATTTATTGCGGCGAATGGATTGAAAGCCATGTGTTGCATGTTGCCATGCTGCACGCGCCGGATTTTCTCGGTTATGCCGATGCCTTGCAGATGGCAAAAGACCACCCGGAAATTGTGCAACTGGCGCTCAGATTAAAGAAAGCCGGTAACGCCATAGTGGCGCTGCTCGGCGGCAGAGAAATTCATCCGGTCAATGTTCGCGTCGGCGGTTTTTATCGCGTGCCGACCCGGCGGGAACTTGCGCCACTCCTTGAACAACTCAAAACGGCGCGTGATGAAGCCGCAACCCTGGTGCGTTTTGTCGGTGGCTTGGAGTTTCCCGATTTTGAACGCGATTATGAATTCGTCGCCCTGCGTCACGAAAGCGAATATCCGTTTAATGAAGGGCGGTTGGTTTCCAACCAAGGTTTAGATATCGACATCAGTCAATACGACGCGCATTTCGTTGAAGAACACGTCGAACATTCCAACGCTTTGCAGTCAACCCTGAAAGCGCGCGGCGCGTATTTCGTCGGACCTTTAGCGCGGTACAATTTGAATTTCGATAAATTGTCGCCGCTCGCTAAAAGCGCCGCCAGCGCCGCAGGACTCACGCATACCTGTAACAATCCTTTTAAAAGCATCATTGTTCGCGCCGTTGAAACGCTTTACGCTTTCGATGAAGCAATTCGTATCATTGAAAATTACGAGATGCCTGAACGCGCGGCGATTGATTTGGAACCGCAATCTGCAACCGGCTATGGTTGCACCGAAGCGCCGCGCGGCATCTGTTTTCATCGCTACAAGTTTGATGAGCAAGGCTTGGTGGCGGATGCGAAAATCGTTCCGCCGACCTCGCAAAATCAGCAGACCATTGAACAGGATTTGCGGGCGTTTGTGCCCGCGCACATCGCGCTTGACCAGAATGAACTGACCTGGCGATGCGAACAGGCTGTGCGCAATTACGACCCCTGCATCTCTTGCGCGACCCATTTTTTACGACTGGAAATCGAGCGCGAATAA
- a CDS encoding hydrogenase maturation protease: protein MLEQTIKTLIIGVGNRYRHDDAVGLIIASRLCAKLSDDCEIIAHSGEGAALMEMLKDKNSVIIIDAVSSGATVGTIHRLNANAQKIPTNFFNYSTHAFSLAEAIEMARVLHQLPERLLIYGIEGENFTMGEGLSSAVERAAREVESEILRLAQQAQLIKSV, encoded by the coding sequence ATGCTTGAGCAAACGATAAAAACTTTAATCATCGGAGTCGGTAATCGCTATCGCCACGATGATGCGGTGGGGTTAATCATCGCTTCGCGGTTGTGCGCGAAACTTTCGGATGATTGTGAAATCATCGCACACAGCGGCGAAGGCGCTGCATTGATGGAAATGCTGAAAGATAAAAATTCCGTCATTATCATTGATGCGGTGAGTTCAGGCGCAACCGTCGGAACGATTCACCGGCTGAATGCGAATGCGCAAAAAATTCCCACGAATTTTTTTAATTATTCAACTCACGCATTCAGCCTTGCCGAAGCGATAGAGATGGCGCGAGTTTTACATCAACTGCCCGAACGATTATTGATTTACGGCATCGAAGGCGAAAATTTTACGATGGGCGAAGGCTTATCATCGGCGGTTGAACGGGCAGCGCGAGAAGTTGAATCGGAAATTTTGCGCCTCGCGCAACAGGCGCAATTGATAAAATCGGTTTAA
- the hypF gene encoding carbamoyltransferase HypF, producing the protein MQGEMAQPVSGVESRSRLRLTIRGAVQGVGFRPFIYRLALELRLTGWVNNSAQGVFIEVEGERQQLENFLLRIEPEKPPQSFIQSLESAFLDAKGFTKFEIIKSDDAGAKTAIVLPDIATCKDCLSEIFDPTNRRYRYPFTNCTNCGPRFSIIEALPYDRVSTTMKKFAMCEACKTEYENPLDRRFHAQPNACPACGPQLELWNREGKSIAAKDRALLAAADAIRQGAVVAVKGLGGFHLMVDARNDEAVKNLRQRKRREEKPFALMCPSLASIKALCQVSDLEARMLVSSESPIILLKRKPKDSGLQTPDSRLSDVLAPDNPYLGVMLAYTPLHHLLMNELGFPVVATSGNLSDEPICIDEFEALERLKNIADVFLVHNRPIARHVDDSIVRVMAGRELVMRRARGFAPLPVHLKETSKVILATGAHLKNTVALAVGKEIFLSQHIGDLETAEAYGAFQQVIASFKNLYEAEPAQIACDAHPDYLSTKFAKASDVPITSIQHHFAHVMACLAENEIAESALGVAWDGTGYGTDGTIWGGEFLQVSDGAYRRVAHFRAFHLPGGDRAIKEPRRIALGLLYEIFGDAVFAMDELAPVGAFTAEELSLLKQMLQKQINAPLTSSAGRLFDAVAAIINLYQRVRFEGQAAMQLEFALDGTTSNNAYQLRIAGEAQACCELRNNKCHSSLITHHSSLEANDSRLQTPDSRLIFDWQPMILGIIEDWRKQIPVAEISVKFHNTLVEAIVSIARLIGEQCVVLTGGCFQNKYLTERAVARLREEGFRPYWHQRIPPNDGGIALGQAFATIHTMKEE; encoded by the coding sequence ATGCAAGGTGAAATGGCACAACCGGTGAGTGGTGTCGAAAGCCGCAGTCGTTTGCGACTAACGATTCGCGGCGCGGTTCAAGGTGTGGGCTTTCGACCATTCATTTATCGGTTGGCTTTGGAACTCAGGCTCACAGGTTGGGTCAACAATTCGGCGCAAGGCGTATTTATCGAAGTCGAAGGCGAGCGCCAACAACTCGAAAACTTTCTGCTGCGCATCGAACCCGAAAAACCGCCGCAATCGTTTATTCAAAGCCTCGAATCGGCGTTTCTCGACGCCAAAGGCTTTACGAAATTTGAAATCATCAAAAGCGACGACGCGGGTGCAAAGACCGCTATCGTTTTGCCGGACATCGCCACCTGCAAAGATTGTCTCAGCGAAATATTTGACCCAACCAATCGCCGCTATCGTTATCCCTTCACCAACTGCACCAATTGCGGGCCGCGTTTTTCCATCATCGAAGCCCTGCCTTACGACCGCGTGAGCACCACGATGAAAAAATTCGCGATGTGCGAAGCCTGCAAAACGGAATATGAAAACCCGCTCGACCGCCGCTTTCACGCGCAGCCCAATGCCTGTCCCGCGTGCGGGCCACAACTCGAACTCTGGAACCGTGAAGGCAAATCAATCGCCGCTAAAGATAGAGCTTTGCTTGCCGCTGCCGATGCCATCAGACAAGGCGCAGTGGTTGCAGTGAAAGGCTTGGGCGGATTTCATTTGATGGTCGATGCGCGAAATGATGAAGCGGTAAAAAATTTACGCCAGCGTAAGCGCCGCGAAGAAAAACCCTTCGCCCTGATGTGCCCGTCGCTCGCCTCCATCAAAGCCCTTTGCCAGGTCTCTGACCTTGAAGCGCGAATGCTCGTTTCATCGGAATCGCCAATCATCTTGCTCAAGCGAAAACCAAAAGACTCCGGACTCCAGACTCCAGACTCCAGACTTTCTGATGTGCTGGCTCCCGATAATCCTTATCTTGGCGTGATGCTTGCCTATACGCCTTTGCATCACTTGTTGATGAATGAACTGGGATTTCCGGTCGTGGCAACCAGCGGCAATCTTTCCGATGAGCCGATTTGCATTGATGAATTTGAAGCCCTTGAACGATTAAAAAATATTGCCGATGTGTTTCTGGTTCACAATCGTCCGATTGCGCGTCACGTCGATGATTCGATTGTGCGGGTGATGGCGGGGCGCGAACTGGTGATGCGGCGGGCGCGCGGTTTTGCGCCGCTGCCTGTGCATTTGAAAGAAACATCGAAAGTCATTCTCGCAACCGGCGCGCATTTAAAAAACACTGTGGCGCTTGCCGTCGGCAAAGAAATTTTTCTCAGCCAGCACATTGGCGATTTGGAAACCGCCGAGGCTTACGGCGCTTTTCAACAAGTGATTGCAAGTTTCAAAAACCTCTACGAAGCCGAACCCGCACAAATCGCTTGCGATGCGCACCCGGATTATCTGTCAACCAAATTTGCCAAAGCTTCGGATGTACCAATCACAAGCATTCAACACCATTTTGCCCATGTAATGGCTTGTCTGGCGGAAAATGAGATTGCAGAAAGCGCGCTGGGCGTGGCGTGGGACGGCACAGGTTACGGAACGGATGGAACCATCTGGGGCGGTGAATTTTTGCAAGTGTCGGATGGCGCATATCGACGTGTGGCGCACTTTCGCGCCTTTCATCTGCCGGGCGGTGATCGGGCAATCAAAGAACCGCGCCGCATTGCGCTTGGCTTGCTCTATGAAATTTTCGGCGACGCGGTTTTTGCGATGGATGAACTCGCGCCGGTTGGCGCTTTTACCGCAGAAGAGCTTTCGCTGTTAAAGCAGATGCTGCAAAAGCAAATCAATGCGCCACTGACCTCAAGCGCCGGACGTTTATTCGATGCTGTCGCCGCAATCATCAACCTCTATCAGCGCGTCAGATTCGAGGGGCAAGCGGCAATGCAACTGGAATTCGCGCTTGACGGCACCACAAGCAACAACGCTTATCAATTGCGGATTGCGGGAGAGGCTCAAGCCTGCTGCGAATTGCGTAATAATAAGTGTCACTCATCACTCATCACTCACCACTCATCACTTGAAGCCAATGACTCCAGACTCCAGACTCCAGACTCCAGACTGATATTCGATTGGCAACCGATGATACTTGGAATTATTGAAGACTGGCGCAAGCAGATTCCGGTTGCAGAAATCTCTGTGAAATTTCATAACACACTGGTCGAAGCGATTGTCAGTATCGCCAGGCTTATCGGCGAACAATGTGTGGTTTTAACCGGCGGATGTTTTCAAAATAAATATTTAACTGAACGAGCGGTTGCGCGCTTGCGCGAGGAAGGCTTTCGCCCTTACTGGCATCAACGCATTCCACCAAATGATGGCGGCATTGCGTTGGGGC